From Epinephelus fuscoguttatus linkage group LG17, E.fuscoguttatus.final_Chr_v1:
TTGCTGACCATGAGCATTGACTTCCTGGAGCCTCGTCAAGGCTGCCAAGCAACCGGtagagactccaggaagtcactgctgCCAGCCAAGAAAATTGTCAGGACAACCTTGACTCAAGCTGAAAATGTTTCCGCAGGCAcggtcacacacatacagcccACCTGCTGTTGCTAACTAGCTTACAGCTAACACCTGTTCAGTCAGCATTACTGGCTGTTTGTGGTGAATAAATGGTCTGCACCAACTGTCCAGTGGTCATATTTCTGTGAATAACATGCCTTTATCCATTCAGACTTTTGTCTGAGCACACTTTTGTTGCCTTTGAGCAGAGCCAagctttctgtttctctttggtTTACagcctttgtgctaagctacGCTAACCGTCTCCAGGCCCAAGCTTCACAGTTAATGGACAATCTTGAGAGTGGTTTCAAtattctcatctaactctcaacaAGAATGTGAAAAAGTTTATTTCCCAAACTGCCAAACTATCAAAGGACTAGTGTGCAGGATTAAGTGGCACCTAGCATGTGGGAGAACTATTGTCCCCAGCTCACACCTTTTCCCCTTCAGCAGAGGTGGCCTTGTGAGtaacctgtgtgggtgtgacgTGTGCTTCATGGTGTGTACAGAGGGAAGCGGCACTTTTGGGGGGCCATGGTGAGGACACATGCAGCAAGTAGTGACGATAGCAGTGGAATTAAGTGTCTAGATAAGCTGAGGGCTGTTAaacctcatgagaaggccatgttggttgttttgtggtgaagactgcaataaagccattgttGGTGAACGGCACCCGAGCGTGTCGCCATCCTTGCTTCTGCAGAGTGGTTTGGACAGCTAGACGCTAGTTACAAGCTAGTTACCAATAAGCCAGCGTGTTCCCAACTATGGTTCGGAGCCAGTAAGCTGTCACAGAAAGGTAACACCATGGTGGCTGACGCGAAAATGTGAATGGTCCTatttagagtcagtgtttggttgtgcGTTCTGGGGAATTCTCCAGAAACAGCGCTGGGCTCTGAAGCCAATTTTAGATAATTGTGTCACATGATGCAATTGGACCTAAAAAGACTTATCCCATGGACTTACATTGTGGAAGAGATATCTGTGAATCAgtggatatatttttttagCTTCAAAACCCCATCATAATGACTTAATTCACAATCAGAATATAATCCatttggtccgataacatttggaaagtctggaCGGGCCGTAAATTAGCATAGAGCTAAACCGGAAGTAACCAGCTCGGCTCATGCCCCTGCTCCATGGGCCCCATGATGTGGAGGATCCAGGTTATTTCATACCATGAAAATCAGGCTTTTTTGGCCTTCACACACCACTGAGTAACTCTCATAGTAATGAACAAGGCCCTACCTCTAACGCTGCacgggctactgtagaaacaacatggcggaggACTCCCTccagatataaacagcttattcTGACGTAAcgtaaacacaacaattcttagtttcaggtgattatatactTGTAACTTCATATGctttatttctgccaatatacactcctaaatcctgcacactgtaaTTCTGATGTATTAATCATACACAGACTTCAGAttcacattaaaatgttttttgctcTGTGTATGTCTTAAATAGAAAAAACATTCAGACTAAGATTTTATATCcgtgcagagctgcagctggagcagctacgTGACCCACCCACCATACCTACACGTCAGTCCACGATCAGCCCCTTCACTGCCTGGCCCAGGTAGGAAGTAGTCTGGGGTcgtttagtggccgttttggtaaggagcCGCAAccagggcgagagagacaggatccggaattcgatggatgcacctttccatcaaaataaaagcaccaagctaataaaaatgcagtgaaacttaatttattaattaatttaatttaattaatttaaagaatacAATTTTCAAGAAAAGCCCAGagccattaagttaacctttttcttttattgtaaatcgatggtgcgccagaaattaaagttttactttggtgaacacttttactttggtgaatgtGGTGAAATCCGGATAcgctagaccggaaccagaatccagacaaaattcagagtgaatggaaaccaggctaTTTACCTTACGTGAAGatcctggtgacgcgaggctaggCCAGAAGTGGAAGCCCAAAAGAAAGCGCAAAGTTAGTGTTTAGCTAGCTACGaaccataatgttgtcagaaacgtttaacagtctgagcctgtcagtggcaaaaacaagaacctttagtggacgtaaattgacaaTGCACACCTACCCTGACTGTTAGCATTGTAGCCTGGCCGCTTTCTTACATTACCTTGATACCTCGACAGCTGTGGGGGAATTTTAAAATTACGTTGCAGTTCTTTGTCTTAAGACTGGACCAAAACTGTTATTCAAATCAGACACAacaacatgagaaaatagggtccaTGTTAACAGAAATATCCTTAAACTCTGGATTTGTTGGTTATTTGAGTCACACATGCAGAAAGAACCTAAACTTTAGATGTTTCCAAACTCTAAAAAGAAGCTGTCAAACACTGAGTCTGCTGCAAATCTACTTCATATTTCTCTGCCTTTACTCGTCCTGAGTCACTTGACCTTGATGCCACAAAACTCACTTTGAGTCTTTAGCCCTTATTGCcatctaagtgtgtgtgtgtgtgtgtgtgtctacagtaTCTGTCCCCCTCTCTGACTGAGAGGAGACTTGTGCCTGGCTGTATCTCAGCGTGCAGGCTTTCATCAGACGTAcaaagagtgagacagagactTGGAGCTCCCTTTGAGGAAAGACTGTTAAATAATGCAGGTGGTTAAGTAAGCTTGTCGGGACGAATTGTAAAAAAGCCCCCGCTTCACTGAGTCAGAGCCTGTTAGAGGGAGAACGGGGGGAATCTGCGTGACTTTCAGCCCTCCAGAGTCctgttcacacacacgcacgggTCGAATACAGAACGTGGCAggggacatgtgtgtgtgtgtgtgcgtgtgtgtgtgtgtgtgtgtgtggatgtggggGGGTGATGAGAACGCCAGACTCAACACCCCCTCCATCATGTCCTCTGGCTGGTGGTGTACAGATCAGTCTTACATAAAGCATCCTGTGGTCTTtcctcctgatgacatcattattGACCTGCACTGTCACTGAGATGTATTAGCAGGAAGAGGACGAGCGTTGTAACATCATCGTCTGGCGATGGAGAGAACAAATGACTGACTAGGTCCAGAGCTGAAGATGTGACCAGCATCCCATAACTGCCACAGACTCAGATAGCTCTCATCCTAACTGTACTGTGTGGCCTTCACCTGATGGGACAGTActgggctgccccctgctgCTGGTCATAACACACTGCACCCTCATGTACAGAGGATTACATCACTATAAATACAGTATGCCAGAGGAGCACACAAgcaaatttcaacattcatcAGATGTTGACATATTTCACTCAGACACCTCAAACTCACTGTGAGAGGAAAACAAGAGCAACAGAGAGTTTAAATAATAACCTGGTGACGGTGACTGCAGGGTGGAGATAATGGAGACACTCCCGGGATCACTGGGATTCAGCCTCATGCATCAAACAGAGTAAACAAAGGCAAATCAATTTCCACTTGATTTATTGACTCACTTTGACCAGGACCATAATCTCCCATTCAGCATTGAGGGGGACTGTTTGTGACCCAATCCTCGGAAAAACCCTTGACATTTTTTCAGACACACTAACCCTTTACAAAAACTTTAACACTTGACAtgaaagccctgtttccaccgagtgGTACGGTTCAGTTTACGGTtcccacagtgaaaagttgtggatagtaccaacagaagcgttccttagcgtccccatgtttggtcccccctctgttggggtacctagcacacagatctggtactaaaaggtggagctgtgaacactgcagtctgattggtcagtagaggacgctcactctggttttatgtaacctctgttcatacatcagtaaactacaactataaaatgaaagagaaaaaaataacttcattcactgggccgactgccggcaacttttaaggtggaacgttaacttgtaatgttactcaatgcatgagttgatgacgtgaatccatcagcacaccttaaatttcactgtgacaactttgaccatcactttagtttttatatgacacacacttttagtaatgactttaaaaatatagattcatttggagcggattatgtgaaggtcatatattctaatcctcacttcctgtgggctacagcaacactaaacccctgagcttgcctgagaaggactaaatgcacaaagctgttattttgaaatatcccatggagagagactctcactgcagcctgttctattttgttgtgaaaatgtgggcgtgcagcctcgttctgtggacgataaaccaggtgcagacttccatctgtgtcaccgctgatgaggaaatacagcgagtgctggacggagcagtgacaacaaccccgcccacatttaagaggactgtctgaacacaccgagggtgtAGATACCATGTCtaaaggcttactgctggttccaaagggacTGGACTGATACAACCCAAATAATAATctagttttccactttttaatacattaGAAAGTAATGAAATAGAAAGGCAGAACAGTGTTTGTCATTAGCGCCTTTTCTAGCCCCTGTTCGGCTGGAATGTCTCACCGTTATTCTGCCTTGCTGTTCTGTATAGAAGGTACAACTGCAAAGTGGGGGCACACACACTGTCCTTTAATCTGACagcggaggtagtaacagtgggAACAGCCTGCAGGACAGGACCGTGGAGGGTGCAGGTGTGACGTTTCGACGACGTGTTATGCATGCGACCCACCGCCGGaggtttaaaaagcagctaatagcagttagcagctaactcaaagaagaaggaACAGCGGCCGGTAAACGATGAGGAAACagtgaggtctgggagctctttatcctccgagcagaggatgagattaTGCCACTGTTGTTATTTAGAAAGTGTGACACGTCACGTccatcacgcctcttttgattctggtACATCGGCAACTGATATGAATACAAAAAAGATATCactacatgggctcaggaacactttggaaagAAGAGACAGAATCCACCAGTTGTCTTGCAGATGTTTAAATGTACATTTCTGAGCACTCTGTGGACGTCTTTTCCACGTTAGTTTAAAAGCTGTGGCTCAAAGTTCACTCTTGACCTTGGCGAGATAAAAGCTTCAGAGCAGCTCCTCAATTTACTGAGTGGTAAAACTGTCAGTGACCTTTGAACCTCAGTTCCAACATGTTCCCCAGTCCACACACAGCCAGTATGTGAATCCAGCCACAATATCGTTAATAAATTAAACTAATAAACAAAGAGTCGATGTCTTATTcatgaatatattttaattctgtATAACGCTGGTAGATTATAATGTACATGAAGTGGCCACAGAGGAATCTGACGGCCGTGAACACATCTGGGCTCATTCAAGAAAATGCTGTTACACTGCTGAGAGAACGTACCGCCTGTGACACGTCCTGAATGAGCAGCTGCTACAAAAAGTTCATATAAATACAACTAAATTGATTTTCATATTTCAGACAACAATCTTCAGTTTACATCCAAATCCTCACGTTAACTCCGTCCTCTGAAACGTGTGTGTTGTGGCTGATTGTCCTGCTGTTGTTAAGGCCTGTTGATTCTGTCTGTTCATCAGTCTGGATTAAATCCTACTCCTCAtccataaaaaaataattataaatctATAAATTATAACTAAACACATGTACAAAACACTGATTATGGTGCCGaaactacagaaaataaaatgtaagcaAACAAAGGAGAACAGATGCTGACATGAGCTGAACATTAAGTGTGTGAggatgtgtgtaataacaggacaGACACGGGGTGACAATATTGCTTTGGTGTGAAGGGGCTACAGCCCGCGCAGTTTCCTCAAAGACGGTAAGAACTGTCCGTGTGAAGAGTGCAGCAACAAGGCGAGGAGGCCACACGTGATCTCACAACTCTACTCTTATTCCCTTATGGACTTCCTGTAGCCTCGTCTGAAATACACAGTGATGTCTCGTTAACTCGAAGGAAGACATAAAGACACCCCTCCTCCCCCTGGTTGCcgcctctctctctgctgtgttgTGGTGGTCAGAAGCCGAAGATGTCGTCTCCGAACGGACTGAGACCGTTGGGAGTGTTTCCATTGGTGCTGTCCCAGTCGGGTTCAGTGAGCCAGTCCTGGGGCGTCACCCCAATGTCCAGGACCTGGGGGTTAGTACGCGACACTGCCAGTCTGAGGAGACACAGGGGGAAAGATTAATgtaggaaacaaaaacaaactgtatacatacacactcactggccactttattaggtacaccttgctagtaccaggttggaccccctttttaattcttggtgtcacagactcaacaaggtgctggaaacattcctcagagatgttggtccatattgacatgatgacatcacacagttgatccatgacgagaatctcccgttccagcacatcccaaaggtgctctattggactgagatctggtgactgtggaggccattggagtacagtgaactcattgtcatgtttgagatgatgtgagctttgtgacatggtgcgttatcctgctggaagtagccatcagaagatgggtacactgtggtcataaagggatggacacgctcagcaacaatactcaggtaggctgtggtgtttaaaccatgctcagttggtactaagaaaatctcccccacaccattacaccaccagcagcagcagcagcagcctgaagcgttgatacaaggcaggatggatccatgcttccatctgaatgtggtttttccaatcttctattgtccagttttggtgagaaaacccgtgtgaattgtagcctcagtttcctgttgttagctgacaggagtggcacctggtgtggtcttctgctgctgtagcccatctgcttcaaggttggacaaggtgttgttgcttcagagatgctcttctgcacaccttggttggaaccagtgcttatttgacttcctgttgcctttctatcatcttgaaccagtctggccattctcctctgacctctggcatcaacaaggcattttggctcactggatattttctctttttgggaccatcctctgtaaaccctagagatggttgtgctgaaaatcccagtaaatactcagagcagcccgtctggcaccaacaaccatgccacgttcaaagtcacttcaatcacctttcttcatcattctgatgctccgtttgaacttcagcagctcgtcttcatcatgtctacatgactaaatgttaatgagctgctgccacatgattggctgattagctatctGGGTTgacgagcagttgaacaggtgtacctaatgaagTAGCCAATGAGTGTATACAAAACTTTTAAAAAGGATAACACTGGCGttattctccttttttttctatcaGTCCCAAAATCCACAGCCAGCTTATTAGTTTTGCAAACATTCAGTAAATAACTGTTGGTTTTGAACCACAGTGACGAGTCCTTACACATTAATGGAGGTCTCCGACACAGAAGAACAAGTTAGGACTATGAATATTACAGGAAATACTTGTCAACACGTTAGTCATTTTCTAGGATTGGTTGACAATAAGAACACAGTGTTACTCAGAcagctgaataaataaagttagCACATTATCAAGATTTAAAACTAAATGATGTCAGATGAAAATGTGTCACACAGAGTAACAGCAAAATCTTCCTtgtcctgcccgacatgttattaactagcctgtggaataaccgcaggtaccagccctggaaattaacctgactcctgtctgactgctgagcgtggacacttcctgtgtctgtcctttcaaagtaaagtcacacatggtccagtcatataggtttggatttattttgacaaggcgcagctcctgatagagtttcatgtttctttttctgtgactgagcgaccaatgaaatcttgctgactaatgagatttctggtcgactaacatttggtcgagtCCCATCTGATGTTGCATTAAAACCCTCTGAGACCTGCGGACATCATTGGACATCCTTGGGTTCCCCCACACAACAGGATTTTGGATCTTAAATATTTAACAAGTTTAATCTTCTGAACAGATTGGGGATGTAAAAAACACTTGACAGACTCTACACCACAGGAAAATTTGACAAGATGATCTTTAGAATCATCAAAAGTGTGGCGATTGTCAGGACGGGGATTTGGGCCCAAATTGGCCTGATTCTCGTGAACACGTTCCCGGCTTTAGCCAgagcagctgctgctccttaGCTCCTCCCTTTAAAGTTTGGGTCGAGCAGTAATTTTAAGCCTCACAGACATGTTTGTGTAACTAAAGCCTCTCCTAATTAAGGTCCTGGTTTGGCTGCAAATGGCCTTTTCTCTCTGGGATAATAATATATGCAAAGTGCGGTCGGAAGTCGACAGGATTACTTGAAGACACTGAGTTGTGTTGAACCACAGGATAAACTGTTTGATCAGTCACCAGACTCGAGTGACCCACTGCTCcactttcacaccacaaacactcTAACTGTGCAGCAAAGCTCTGGCTGTGTGGCGGAGTCACGTTACTGCCACTGATCCAGTCCATTCAGTGAAAGACAAACAGACTCTGAGGAAGgttatcagaaaaaaagaggTAATTTAAGGTGAGATGAGTCGATGACATTTTTCACTCTGACTGAAACTCAAAACTTTGAATCAGCTTTCTTTTCTGCACCTGGCGACATCTGGGaggaaacaacaggaaactaTGTCACACTACAGACTAACGTTACTGACCTGTGATCAGTGGGATTGGGTTTGGCGGTGATTGAATGAAATGGATTACAGTCAGGTTAGTGATTAGGACGACTACACTAGGTAAGACTCCTAACAGCTGACAGTGGGACTCAACTTTACCTGGACATGAACCATAGCTATCCAGAGCACAGctggagacacaaacacacaacagtttgAGGACAGTTTAAAGTTTAGCCAGTTGCTCTTGAGATCTGCTCTGCAATCAGAGAGCGGAGGATTTGTATTCTGCAGTACACAGAAATCATCAGTGAGTGGCGCTGTAAGGCCACACGGCAGGGTTTGGGGATGGGGTGTTTTATTCTAACAAGCAGCAGAGAATCACCAGGATGATTTCACGTGATAATAAAACTATTGAGACAAATATCTCACCTGGAGAAGGCTTCATCCAGTCCATCTTCTATCTCctacaagaagaagaagaagaagaagaaggttttaaagctgcattatttGAGGTATCTTCCGATATTTCAAGACACATTTGAAACACAAAAGATCCGAAATCTagacataaaaaacaaagacgAAACAGCCTCacttgtccataggtgtgaaacagagccagaggaagaggaggggatcTTACCCAGGCAGGGTTATTGTTGGTCTCAGAGGGCCTGTGGTTGTCCAGCTGATCCTCCTCTATGTTCCCGTTGGTCTCCACCACCACATTCACACTGTCCTCAAAGTCCAACAGGTTGTCTGTGGCGACATCTTCTTAAAGGAGACGGACAGATAGATGACTTTATTGCCCGGCTCATTAGAGTCACATTGTGAGAGGTTGACTTTCATCGCTCAGCTGTGTAAGAATTAGAGAACTGAATAAGAACCTATCAATGTGTCGTTACCTGTCCCTTTCAGGCTCCCCAGGCTGTTGGATCTCTCTGAGTGGGAGCTGCTGCTGGCCTCTCCAGCTGAACCCGACTTCACTCTCTTCCCTTTCTCTACAGTAGAGACGAACACAGAGACGTTACACGAGCAGAAGCAGAAGCTTCACCTGAAGCCTTACAGAGGGGCTGGAGATGGTGTGTGTCCGGTGGTGAGTGTGGCGCCTACCTTCTTTGGCAACTTGCCAGAGTTCAAAAGCTACCGTGAAGGCCTGGGCGACCGTCAGAGCCACCGCCTGAGCCTGgagagcaggagaaacactttGTTACAGAGCACGGCtcagagagaggacaggagtGTTTACCAGCCTGAGACACTCTGGTATCTACAGACTGAAGGTGAAGAGATACAGGTGTGATCATCAGCCGCTGTGACAGTGATGCTGAGTGAGGATGTGATCAACAGGAAGATCATCCAAGaaggaaatataaaaaaagcctttattgtagtgGCTAAATCATTGAAAGAGACAACATGTTTCAGTCAGTGCAGGTCTTCGTCAGGGCTTTCAAAACATACTACACAGGTATGGCCCCACCTACACAGTGGCaggaaccaatcagaggccGTCACATATCACATGCACTGCACCGTTTGGTGTAtttgtccgtctgtctctgcaCACCTGCCACGGCAGTGACTGGATCTAACTGAAAGAAATCCAACATCGACAGCTGCAACATTTTCTTTGTTATGACTGTTTAAATATGAGGAAATCCTCACTAACTTGACCTGAATTAACTTTAaattttcaacaaaaaaaaaaagagtaaagtttactgtaaaataaacctctgaagaaaaacatttattcgTTTGATTTATGAGAGTTTAAATATCAAAATCCACGCTGCAGCTGGTTTGAAAGTGCTGCTCAGTCTTGTCTGTCTGTGCGCAGTGTCCTCTGAGTGCGCCACGCAGGAGTGGGCGGCTGCGAGCGTCACGTAGGTTTCCATCACCAAAGGTTTGTGACagaatcagagaggagagggagagatgctgtgctgctgccagaggagccgctgaatgagttccctctgagcgctaagagaaggaaaacattcaggacgccacactttattccacactactgataatgatttcgctttcagccatgatTGTTGTTGCtatgggtaacagtatgacgtcaatacgTCAACAAGGTGAAATATCCTGATACGTATTTTTcattatattaaaaatgctACCTGTATTATAATGAACAAGATGACATGGCACAGCCCTAACGCCACGACATCAgttataaatgtgtttttcatcgCTTGACAAAATGGACATGTGACATGAGCAGTGTTgagtaagggttactttaaaagtaatcaaagtacattactgcgttacttttttaaaaagtaacccgttactttactgcgttactccctgagaacagtaactcaa
This genomic window contains:
- the ldlrap1a gene encoding low density lipoprotein receptor adapter protein 1a isoform X2 gives rise to the protein MDALKSAGRAIIRSPSMAKQSWTSGRHRKLPENWTDTRETIIEGMTFNLRHLGMTLVDQPKGEELSAAAVKRIVATAKASGKKPQKVALKVSPQGIVLYDSLTNKLLENVSIYRISYCTVDKLHDKVFAYIAQNTLNGTLECHAYICSKRKVAQAVALTVAQAFTVAFELWQVAKEEKGKRVKSGSAGEASSSSHSERSNSLGSLKGTDVATDNLLDFEDSVNVVVETNGNIEEDQLDNHRPSETNNNPAWEIEDGLDEAFSRLAVSRTNPQVLDIGVTPQDWLTEPDWDSTNGNTPNGLSPFGDDIFGF
- the ldlrap1a gene encoding low density lipoprotein receptor adapter protein 1a isoform X1; this encodes MDALKSAGRAIIRSPSMAKQSWTSGRHRKLPENWTDTRETIIEGMTFNLRHLGMTLVDQPKGEELSAAAVKRIVATAKASGKKPQKVALKVSPQGIVLYDSLTNKLLENVSIYRISYCTVDKLHDKVFAYIAQNTLNGTLECHAYICSKRKVAQAVALTVAQAFTVAFELWQVAKEEKGKRVKSGSAGEASSSSHSERSNSLGSLKGTEDVATDNLLDFEDSVNVVVETNGNIEEDQLDNHRPSETNNNPAWEIEDGLDEAFSRLAVSRTNPQVLDIGVTPQDWLTEPDWDSTNGNTPNGLSPFGDDIFGF